Proteins from one Microbacterium sp. Root553 genomic window:
- a CDS encoding AAA family ATPase, translated as MESIWMPGSRRRREQPVVSVRANDDAPEPGEVWPTSIPAVAQVLREGLDLSPGVTFLVGENGSGKSTIVEGVAIAYGLSPEGGSRNATHSTRPTESPLSEWLRIQRGVGANRWGFFLRAETMHSFYTYLEENPSTSGPDVPFHEMSHGESFLAVLQSRFDEPGFYCLDEPEAALSFQSTLALIAVLQRIVDEGGQVLCATHSPVLAALPGARILEVGDWGIRPAQWSDLELVGHWRSFLQDPPRYLRHLLD; from the coding sequence ATGGAGTCGATCTGGATGCCGGGCAGTCGTCGTCGGCGTGAGCAGCCCGTCGTCTCCGTCCGCGCGAATGACGACGCGCCGGAACCTGGAGAGGTCTGGCCCACGAGCATCCCTGCGGTCGCCCAGGTGCTCCGCGAGGGGCTCGACCTCTCGCCAGGGGTGACTTTTCTCGTCGGCGAGAACGGCAGCGGAAAGTCCACCATCGTCGAGGGCGTCGCGATCGCCTACGGGTTGTCCCCCGAGGGCGGATCGCGCAACGCCACGCACAGCACCCGCCCGACCGAGTCGCCCCTGTCGGAGTGGCTGCGGATCCAGCGCGGCGTCGGTGCGAACCGCTGGGGCTTCTTCCTCCGTGCCGAGACGATGCACTCGTTCTACACGTACCTCGAAGAGAACCCGTCGACGAGCGGTCCGGATGTACCCTTCCACGAGATGAGTCACGGCGAGTCCTTCCTCGCGGTGCTGCAGAGCCGTTTCGACGAACCCGGTTTCTACTGCCTCGACGAGCCCGAGGCCGCGCTCTCGTTCCAGTCGACGCTCGCGCTCATCGCGGTGCTGCAGAGGATCGTCGACGAGGGCGGGCAGGTGCTGTGCGCCACACACTCGCCGGTGCTCGCCGCGCTGCCCGGTGCGCGCATCCTCGAGGTCGGCGACTGGGGCATCCGGCCCGCGCAGTGGAGCGATCTCGAGCTGGTCGGCCACTGGCGCTCGTTCCTGCAGGACCCGCCCCGGTACCTGCGGCATCTGCTGGACTGA
- a CDS encoding L-serine ammonia-lyase, iron-sulfur-dependent, subunit alpha yields MTAYVSAFDLFSIGVGPSSSHTVGPMRAALDFAHRLRAEGSLDPVARVGCTLFGSLGATGIGHGTPDAVVAGLRGLSPETCDPAEVRSAWTDFPAGGMLALDGDHEVPFAKDDIVFAPRTRLPGHPNAMTMTAWSADGAVVAEETYYSVGGGFIRRDGEEAKLAPAPLPYSYPDAASLLALCDEHGLSIAEVARLNETAERSEEDVAAGLDAIWDAMAACVDAGLHSDGVLPGMLKVKRRAGVIRAQLEEAESDGHRELPGEWLGAFALAVNEENAAGGRVVTAPTNGAAGILPAVAMYWWRFLADSGLGAGNAVTPYGELVGSALLGFDGSRAIDAPVVDGAEGDESVAEANRRRGIRRFLLTATALGSLFKANASISGAEGGCQAEVGSACAMAAGGLTAVMGGTNRQIENAAEIAMEHHLGLTCDPIGGLVQIPCIERNAIAASTAVTAARLALRGDGSHYVSLDAVVETMRQTGIDMSTKYKETSEGGLAVNVIEC; encoded by the coding sequence GTGACAGCGTACGTCTCGGCATTCGACCTCTTCTCCATCGGCGTGGGGCCGTCGAGCTCCCACACGGTGGGACCCATGCGAGCCGCGCTCGACTTCGCGCACCGGCTGCGCGCCGAGGGATCACTCGATCCTGTCGCCCGAGTCGGGTGCACGCTCTTCGGCTCGCTCGGCGCGACCGGGATCGGGCACGGAACCCCGGATGCCGTGGTCGCGGGCCTGCGCGGCCTCTCACCCGAGACCTGCGACCCCGCCGAGGTCCGCTCGGCGTGGACCGATTTTCCGGCGGGAGGGATGCTCGCGCTCGACGGCGACCACGAGGTGCCCTTCGCGAAGGACGACATCGTGTTCGCCCCGCGCACGAGACTCCCCGGGCATCCGAATGCGATGACGATGACGGCATGGTCGGCCGACGGCGCCGTCGTGGCGGAGGAGACGTACTACTCCGTCGGCGGCGGATTCATCCGCCGTGACGGCGAAGAGGCGAAGCTCGCTCCCGCGCCGCTGCCGTACTCCTATCCGGATGCCGCGTCGCTGCTCGCACTCTGCGACGAGCACGGGTTGTCGATCGCCGAGGTCGCGCGTCTCAACGAGACCGCTGAGCGCAGCGAAGAGGACGTGGCCGCCGGGCTCGACGCGATCTGGGACGCGATGGCCGCCTGCGTCGATGCCGGTCTGCACTCCGACGGGGTGCTTCCCGGCATGCTCAAGGTCAAGCGGCGTGCGGGCGTGATCCGCGCCCAGCTCGAAGAGGCCGAGTCCGACGGGCACCGCGAGTTGCCGGGGGAGTGGCTCGGAGCGTTCGCGCTCGCCGTCAACGAGGAGAACGCGGCGGGCGGGCGCGTCGTCACGGCACCGACGAACGGTGCCGCCGGCATCCTTCCGGCCGTGGCGATGTACTGGTGGCGGTTCCTCGCCGATTCGGGGCTCGGGGCGGGCAACGCCGTCACCCCGTACGGAGAGCTGGTGGGCAGCGCACTGCTCGGCTTCGACGGCTCGCGTGCGATCGATGCCCCCGTTGTCGACGGCGCCGAGGGCGACGAGAGCGTCGCCGAAGCGAACCGTCGCCGCGGCATCCGTCGGTTCCTGCTCACCGCCACCGCGCTGGGGTCGCTGTTCAAGGCCAACGCGTCGATCTCGGGGGCCGAGGGCGGATGCCAGGCGGAGGTCGGGTCGGCCTGCGCGATGGCTGCGGGTGGTCTCACCGCCGTGATGGGCGGAACGAACAGGCAGATCGAGAACGCCGCGGAGATCGCCATGGAACACCATCTCGGACTCACCTGCGACCCGATCGGCGGGCTCGTGCAGATCCCGTGCATCGAGCGGAACGCGATCGCCGCGTCGACCGCCGTCACCGCCGCGCGACTCGCGCTCCGGGGCGACGGCAGCCACTACGTCTCGCTGGATGCGGTGGTCGAGACCATGCGCCAGACGGGCATCGACATGTCGACGAAGTACAAGGAGACCAGCGAGGGCGGACTCGCGGTCAACGTCATCGAATGCTGA
- a CDS encoding L-aspartate oxidase, producing MTSRERQISTTVLVIGTGGSGLRAAIEIAEHGVDVLAVGKRPRQDAHTSLAAGGINAALGTMDEADSWQQHAADTIKESYLLANPHTVEIVTQGAERGIRDLERWGMDFAREDDGRISQRFFGAHTFRRTAFAGDYTGLEIQRTLVAKAEQLEVPILDHVYITRLLVRDNVVFGAYGFDQSDGTRYLIHADAVILAAGGHNRIWRRTSSRRDENTGDSFRLAVEAGARLRDPELVQFHPSGIIEPENAAGTLISEAARGEGGILRNALGERFMSKYDPERMELSTRDRVALAAYTEIAEGRGTENGGVWLDVSHLPRETIMTRLPRVYQTMMELQMLDITSEPIEIAPTAHYSMGGVWVRPEDHQTDVDGLYAIGEASSGLHGANRLGGNSLIELLVYGRIVGQAAMAHAAGLDAQRRSPEAVARARAEIDDLLAADGRENVRALQRAIRNTMTQHAGVVRSEEGLRAGLADLDMIEGRMEDIGIHPDIAGFQDLAHAFDLKASALAARATIEAALERRETRGCHNRSDYPDTDPTLQVNLVWSPTGGVTHEPIPEIPAEIAELMREVDTEGKLVE from the coding sequence ATGACCTCACGCGAACGGCAGATCTCCACCACGGTCCTCGTCATCGGCACGGGAGGCTCGGGGCTCCGGGCGGCGATCGAGATCGCCGAGCACGGCGTCGACGTGCTCGCGGTCGGCAAGCGTCCGCGGCAGGATGCGCACACCTCGCTCGCCGCCGGCGGCATCAACGCCGCCCTCGGAACCATGGACGAGGCCGACAGCTGGCAGCAGCACGCCGCCGACACCATCAAGGAGAGCTACCTGCTCGCCAACCCGCACACGGTCGAGATCGTGACCCAGGGGGCCGAGCGAGGCATCCGTGATCTCGAGCGCTGGGGCATGGACTTCGCCCGCGAGGACGACGGCCGCATCTCGCAGCGGTTCTTCGGGGCGCACACCTTCCGCCGCACGGCCTTCGCCGGCGACTACACCGGCCTCGAGATCCAGCGCACCCTCGTGGCCAAGGCCGAGCAGCTCGAGGTCCCCATCCTCGACCACGTCTACATCACCCGCCTGCTCGTACGCGACAACGTCGTGTTCGGCGCCTACGGCTTCGATCAGTCCGACGGCACGCGCTACCTCATTCACGCGGATGCCGTGATCCTCGCCGCGGGCGGCCACAACCGCATCTGGCGTCGCACCTCGTCGCGACGCGATGAGAACACCGGCGACTCGTTCCGCCTCGCGGTCGAGGCAGGGGCGAGGTTGCGCGATCCCGAGCTCGTGCAGTTCCACCCCTCGGGCATCATCGAGCCCGAGAACGCGGCCGGCACCCTCATCTCCGAAGCGGCCCGAGGCGAGGGCGGCATCCTGCGCAATGCGCTCGGCGAGCGGTTCATGTCGAAGTACGACCCCGAGCGCATGGAGCTCTCGACCCGCGACAGGGTCGCGCTCGCCGCGTACACCGAGATCGCCGAGGGGCGCGGCACCGAGAACGGCGGCGTCTGGCTCGACGTCTCGCACCTGCCGCGCGAGACGATCATGACCCGGCTGCCCCGGGTCTACCAGACGATGATGGAGCTGCAGATGCTCGACATCACCTCCGAGCCGATCGAGATTGCCCCCACGGCGCACTACTCGATGGGCGGCGTGTGGGTGCGTCCGGAGGATCATCAGACCGACGTCGACGGGCTCTACGCGATCGGCGAGGCGTCGAGCGGGCTGCACGGCGCCAACCGCCTCGGCGGCAACTCGCTCATCGAGCTGCTCGTATACGGCCGCATCGTCGGGCAGGCCGCGATGGCCCATGCGGCCGGGCTCGACGCGCAGCGTCGATCGCCGGAGGCCGTGGCCAGGGCTCGCGCCGAGATCGACGACCTGCTCGCCGCGGACGGCCGCGAGAACGTGCGGGCGCTGCAGCGCGCGATCCGCAACACGATGACCCAGCATGCGGGGGTCGTCCGCTCGGAAGAGGGACTGCGTGCGGGTCTCGCCGACCTCGACATGATCGAGGGACGGATGGAGGACATCGGCATCCACCCCGACATCGCAGGCTTCCAGGATCTCGCGCACGCCTTCGACCTCAAGGCCTCGGCGCTCGCTGCCCGCGCCACGATCGAGGCGGCGCTCGAGCGTCGCGAGACGCGCGGATGCCACAACCGCAGCGACTACCCCGACACCGACCCCACGCTGCAGGTGAACCTCGTCTGGTCGCCCACCGGCGGAGTCACGCACGAGCCGATCCCCGAGATCCCGGCGGAGATCGCCGAACTCATGCGGGAGGTCGACACCGAGGGCAAACTCGTCGAGTAG